The proteins below come from a single Triticum aestivum cultivar Chinese Spring chromosome 5D, IWGSC CS RefSeq v2.1, whole genome shotgun sequence genomic window:
- the LOC123119886 gene encoding regulation of nuclear pre-mRNA domain-containing protein 1A produces MSSAFSEEILADKLAKLNNTQQCIETLSHWCIYHRKDAELIVQTWAKQFHNSGNEQKVPFLYLANDILQNSKRNGTEFVEEFWKVLPTTLKDVAEKGDDRGKKTVSRLVDIWQERRVFGSRAGGIKDVMLGTAPLPVLDMTKKRSHSSSIKIVKRDSRSVKLRLGVGGTAERIVSALHTVLSEQADEDADLENCKTSMRHVGKMEKDVDSACSKAEDPRRETLCTKLKDEEATMKKCIEKLKAVEENRAAVVSELKEALQEQESELEKVRTQLQLAEAMVEETANMQRRLNNEPIIPSSKLASSVEPGNSLSNGQVKGQQKTAAAILADKIASSSNSQQILQSALSKFAAENSSEIRSDKRMKVEQSSQVPSVANAAAFVPMPPMVTTAAQQPQTILVQQTPVQGQASAPQPQYNIYQAPQQHFVQQPGGLIMGMPYSMNTMNPPPPPPPPQMMNLARAQTQPQPPTQQMLQQQMQINVAPPMQFTLQQPGAPPFRPLQPPPGMQFFHHQSQ; encoded by the exons ATGAGCAGCGCGTTCAGCGAGGAGATACTCGCCGACAAGCTCGCCAAGCTCAACAACACGCAGCAGTGCATCGAAA CGCTGTCGCATTGGTGCATTTACCATCGGAAGGATGCAGAGCTAATTGTCCAAACATGGGCCAAGCAGTTCCATAATTCTGGAAATGAACAGAAGGTCCCTTTCCTTTATCTGGCTAATGACATCCTACAGAACAGTAAGCGCAATGGCACCGAGTTTGTAGAAGAATTCTGGAAGGTCCTCCCAACAACGCTTAAAGATGTAGCTGAAAAGGGTGACGACCGTGGGAAGAAGACGGTCTCTAGGCTG GTTGATATATGGCAAGAAAGGAGAGTTTTTGGTTCACGTGCCGGGGGCATCAAGGATGTGATGCTTGGAACTGCCCCCCTTCCTGTATTAGATATGACCAAAAAGCGCTCTCACAGTTCATCCATCAAGATTGTTAAAAGAGATTCACGTTCTGTAAAACTG AGACTAGGTGTTGGAGGAACTGCGGAGAGAATTGTATCTGCGTTGCATACTGTTCTCAGTGAACAGGCAGATGAAGATGCTGACCTTGAAAACTGCAAGACATCTATGCGTCATGTTGGAAAGATGGAGAAGGATGTTGACAGTGCCTGTAGCAAAG CTGAGGATCCTCGTCGTGAGACTCTTTGCACAAAATTGAAGGATGAGGAGGCTACCATGAAAAAATGCATCGAAAAGCTCAAAGCAGTTGAAGAAAATAGAGCAGCTGTTGTGTCTGAATTGAAAGAGGCATTGCAGGAACAG GAATCGGAGCTGGAGAAGGTCCGCACTCAGTTGCAG TTGGCTGAAGCAATGGTAGAAGAAACAGCCAACATGCAACGGAGGCTCAACAATGAGCCAATCATTCCATCTTCCAAGCTAGCATCATCAGTAGAGCCAGGAAATTCACTCTCTAATGGGCAAGTAAAGGGCCAGCAGAAGACAGCTGCTGCTATCCTCGCGGACAAGATTGCATCATCATCAAACTCTCAGCAGATACTCCAATCTGCACTTTCCAAGTTTGCTGCAGAAAATTCATCTGAGATACGCTCAGATAAAAGGATGAAAGTCGAACAATCCTCACAGGTCCCAAGCGTTGCGAATGCTGCTGCCTTCGTACCAATGCCGCCAATGGTCACCACAGCAGCACAGCAGCCCCAGACAATCTTGGTACAGCAAACTCCTGTGCAAGGCCAAGCTTCTGCGCCACAGCCCCAATACAATATCTACCAGGCCCCTCAACAGCActttgtccagcagcccggaggtCTAATTATGGGCATGCCATACAGCATGAACACCATGAATCCACCCCCACCTCCACCACCGCCGCAGATGATGAACCTAGCAAGGGCGCAGACACAGCCTCAACCACCTACACAGCAGATGCTTCAGCAGCAAATGCAGATAAATGTTGCGCCCCCGATGCAGTTCACGCTTCAGCAGCCTGGTGCACCACCTTTCAGGCCTTTGCAGCCACCTCCAGGGATGCAATTTTTCCATCACCAATCTCAGTGA
- the LOC123119885 gene encoding heat shock protein 90-6, mitochondrial → MLGASRRSLCAGAAARRHAAAFAVSGDAAAAASSSPSLSPSAPPRSVTNPEPGVSRLGGKRLFSVLAAPKLNGAESLSSLKLRESALVGRRYESSAAAVDSSDAPPAEKFEYQAEVNRLMDLIVHSLYSNKEVFLRELVSNASDALDKLRYLSVTDPDLLKDGPELDIRIQTDKDNGIITITDSGIGMTRQELVDSLGTIASSGTAKFLKTLKESQEANVDSNLIGQFGVGFYSAFLVSDKVAVSTKSPKSEKQYVWEAEAESNSYTIREETDPEKLIPRGTRLTLYLKRDDKGFAHPERIQKLLKNYSQFVSFPIYTWQEKGFTKEVEVDEDPAEVKTEGDGEPKKEVKKKTKTVVEKYWDWELTNETQPIWLRTPKEVSTEEYNEFYKKTFNEYLDPLASSHFTTEGEVEFRSILYVPATKKEDITDRKTKNIRLYVKRVFISDDFDGELFPRYLSFVKGVVDSNDLPLNVSREILQESRIVRIMRKRLVRKAFDMILGISCSENRDDYEAFWENYGKFLKLGCMEDKENHKRIAPLLRFFSSQSNEELISLDEYVESMKPEQKAIYYIAGDSLSSAKNAPFLEKLNEMGYEVLLLIDPMDEVSLTNLNSYKDKSFVDISKEDLDLGDKNEEREKEMKQEYSQTCDWIKKRLGERVARVDVSNRLSSSPCVLVAAKFGWSANMERLMRAQSIGDTSSLDFMRSRKVFEINPEHEIIKRLNAACRINPDDPEALKAIDILFETSMISSGFTPDNPTDLSGKIYDMMSTAMAGKWASQPQPAQPSQQPAAPSSSEPEPLEAEVVEPVEAGQQK, encoded by the exons ATGCTCGGGGCCTCGAGGCGATCCCtctgcgccggcgccgccgcccgccgccacgccgccgccttCGCGGTCTccggagacgccgccgccgccgcctcctcctccccctccctctccccctcggcccCGCCGCGTTCG GTTACAAACCCAGAGCCTGGTGTTTCTCGGCTTGGAGGGAAGAGGTTGTTCTCTGTGCTTGCGGCTCCCAAGCTTAATGGAGCTGAAAGCTTGTCGTCCCTCAAGCTGAGGGAGAGTGCCCTTGTTGGGAGACGGTATGAATCGAGTGCTGCAGCAGTTGATTCATCTGACGCGCCACCTGCCGAGAAGTTTGAGTATCAGGCTGAG GTCAATAGGCTCATGGATTTGATTGTGCACAGCTTGTATAGCAACAAGGAAGTGTTTCTTCGGGAGCTGGTCAG CAATGCAAGTGACGCACTTGACAAATTGCGCTATCTGAGTGTCACTGATCCTGATCTTCTTAAGGATGGCCCTGAACTTGACATTCGCATCCAAACAGACAAGGATAATGGAATAATAACGATTAC TGATTCTGGGATTGGTATGACGAGGCAAGAACTTGTTGATTCTCTTGGAACTATCGCAAGCAGTGGAACTGCCAAATTCCTGAAGACATTAAAG GAGAGCCAGGAAGCTAATGTTGATAGCAACTTGATTGGCCAATTTGGTGTTGGTTTCTATTCGGCATTTCTTGTTTCAGACAAG GTCGCTGTGTCAACAAAGAgcccaaaatcagaaaaacaataTGTTTGGGAAGCAGAAGCAGAATCTAATTCCTACACCATTCGAGAAGAGACAGATCCAGAGAAGCTCATTCCTAGGGGAACTCGTCTTACACTTTACCTGAAG CGTGATGACAAGGGTTTTGCTCACCCTGAGAGGATCCAAAAACTTCTGAAGAATTACTCTCAGTTTGTTTCTTTCCCAATTTACACTTGGCAAGAGAAGGGCTTCACAAAAGAG GTTGAGGTTGACGAGGATCCTGCTGAAGTTAAAACAGAAGGTGATGGTGAACCCAAAAAAGAG GTTAAGAAAAAGACAAAAACCGTTGTGGAGAAGTATTGGGACTGGGAGCTTACAAATGAAACACAACCTATTTGG CTTCGGACTCCTAAGGAGGTATCAACTGAGGAGTACAATGAATTTTACAAGAAGACCTTCAACGAGTATTTGGATCCCTTGGCCTCCTCACACTTCACTACAGAG GGTGAAGTAGAATTCAGGTCAATTCTGTATGTGCCTGCTACAAAGAAAGAGGACATAACTGATAGGAAGACTAAAAATATCAGGCTTTATGTCAAGCGGGTGTTCATATCAGACGACTTCGATGGAGAACTG TTCCCAAGATACCTGAGCTTTGTGAAGGGTGTTGTTGACTCAAATGACCTTCCCCTAAATGTTTCTCGTGAGATCCTTCAAGAGAGTCGAATT GTGCGTATAATGAGAAAGAGATTGGTGCGGAAGGCCTTTGATATGATACTCGGCATTTCTTGTAGTGAAAACAGAGAT GACTATGAAGCATTCTGGGAGAACTATGGCAAATTTTTGAAGCTTGGTTGCATGGAAGACAAGGAAAATCACAAAAGAATTGCTCCTTTGCTCCGTTTCTTTTCTTCTCAAAGCAATGAGGAATTAATTAGCTTGGATGAATATGTGGAGAGTATGAAACCAGAGCAGAAGGCCATTTATTACATTGCTGGAGATAGTTTGAGCAGTGCCAAAAATGCTCCTTTCTTAGAGAAGCTCAATGAAATGGGTTATGAG GTTTTACTTTTGATTGACCCTATGGATGAAGTGTCTCTCACAAATCTGAACTCCTACAAGGATAAGAGTTTCGTGGATATTAGCAAGGAAGACCTGGACCTAG GTGATAAAAATGAGGAAAGAGAAAAGGAAATGAAGCAGGAATACAGTCAAACCTGTGACTGGATCAAGAAACGTTTGGGTGAGAGGGTTGCTCGGGTTGATGTATCCAACCGTCTCAGCTCATCACCATGTGTTCTAGTTGCAGCCAAGTTTGGTTGGTCAGCCAATATGGAAAG GTTAATGAGGGCGCAATCTATAGGTGATACATCTTCTCTGGATTTCATGCGTTCCAGGAAAGTATTTGAAATAAATCCAGAGCATGAGATAATCAAGCGATTGAAT GCTGCGTGCAGAATCAACCCTGACGACCCAGAAGCTCTAAAGGCAATCGACATCCTCTTTGAAACTTCAATGATTTCTAGCGGCTTTACG CCTGATAACCCAACTGACCTGAGCGGGAAGATCTATGACATGATGAGCACAGCTATGGCGGGCAAGTGGGCGTCGCAGCCCCAACCTGCCCAGCCAAGCCAGCAGCCTGCTGCACCTAGTAGCTCTGAACCTGAGCCGCTTGAAGCCGAGGTGGTGGAACCCGTCGAGGCTGGCCAGCAGAAGTGA